The proteins below come from a single Miscanthus floridulus cultivar M001 chromosome 1, ASM1932011v1, whole genome shotgun sequence genomic window:
- the LOC136485310 gene encoding putative ripening-related protein 6 has protein sequence MAKAKTAIVIVILALLQVSWATARMLDDRGGSVDWDTAGGRSGSTFAVMTVNRFQKGEDGGGAVGCDGRFHSDNDLIVALSSGWYAGGKRCHKTIRITSKDTGRTVEAQVVDECDSHNGCKKNIVDSSPAVWKKLGLHTDVGEVHITWSDA, from the coding sequence AGCTCTGCTTCAGGTCTCATGGGCCACAGCCCGGATGCTCGATGACCGCGGCGGCAGCGTCGACTGGGACACAGCCGGTGGCCGCAGCGGCAGCACCTTTGCTGTGATGACGGTGAACAGGTTCCAGAAGGGCGAAGATGGCGGAGGCGCGGTAGGGTGTGATGGCCGCTTCCACAGCGACAACGACCTCATCGTGGCACTGTCCTCGGGGTGGTACGCAGGAGGAAAGAGGTGTCACAAGACGATCCGCATCACGAGCAAGGACACCGGACGCACTGTGGAGGCCCAGGTCGTGGACGAGTGCGACTCCCACAACGGCTGCAAGAAGAACATCGTGGATTCCTCTCCCGCCGTCTGGAAGAAGCTCGGGCTCCATACCGATGTCGGCGAGGTCCACATCACCTGGTCCGACGCCTGA